In the genome of Sphaeramia orbicularis chromosome 13, fSphaOr1.1, whole genome shotgun sequence, one region contains:
- the igsf9ba gene encoding protein turtle homolog B isoform X2: MIWYVATLIASVFSTRGTAAQGAHGVREEPRFVTARAGESVILGCDVSPPLDGQQPPYVVEWFKFGVPIPFFINFRFYPPHVDPEYTGRASLHGKASLQIDPVRSEDQGWYECRVLMLEQQYDTFHNGSWVHLTVNAPPTFTSTPPQYVEAKEGGSTLLSCSAQGNPKPMISWLREGEELATNTKYSVHDGTLTILGITRDDRGAYTCRAYSDQGEVLHTTRLLVQGPPYIVSPPENVTVNISQNALFTCQAEAYPGNLTYTWFWEEDNVYFKNDLKLRVRILIDGTLIIFRVKPEDAGKYTCSPSNSLGISPSASAYLTVQYPARVINMPPVIYVPRKLPGIIRCPVDANPPVTSVKWEKDGYPLRVEKYPGWSLMPDGSIRVAEATEDSLGTYTCVPYNALGTMGKSPHATLVLKDPPYFNVRPGGEYRQEAGRELVIPCAASGDPDIPTITWRKVGKPSRSKHNILPSGSLQFLSLSKEDHGEWECVATNVVTSITASTRILVIGTSPHAPGNIHVLPSTTSANVSWEPGYDGGFEQTFSVWYGPVSKRIDFGPHDWHSMPVSGAQTWLVVPGLEPGTEYQFSVLAQNKLGTGPFSEVVTVNTAGSPLGTPEPLVLLTPPRCLTANRTQHGVLLTWLPPANHSSPIDRYIMEFRLGERWEALDDQIPSTETELIARDLVQESWYEFRVMAVMDDLISESSNVVGVSSTDPFPHPEVAEEGLARPVVAGVVATICFLAAAVLFSTLAACFVNKQHRRKLKRKPDPPLSVTHFRKSIESPPPLTPLPGVEPCWDEPARSSFLPPPASPLLSSGKISPESSPPSRPRSLSSEGSHGPGLYVRKLPSPQREKEKELSFYKKTKRAIASKKYSVSKHEAEVTTPIELISRGPDGRFVMESPPPRRIQGFPFAEESDMYPEFRQSDEENDFDPGPLPPIMPTLRPQLSPTSSSLESTQPPTYSPRLHRPMEGMSFAEGSALHASGQAPASRYRGFPQGPFYGYLGSRGESGIPPPFYMPDISPRSSALSSPPGTAEGPFGYPSIPEESGEMEHHQYTASGHSLSHTHSPPPHSPESWQPHELPFLGLEGPRFIYPPHHTLHHPQDLPDPPPYPPHSLPPSRLHLPPLKDPTSPGLLQLEVPVAPPGRDRPPGPPVRRLAMQQAQSLGQLRHTAHGVGVPVLPYPDPAARAGSPSTAPSSSPQSWLSPRVGRRADPSLPPLVLQPSRLSPLSQSPLSTQPGSPDILVRPPPRPSILRTSRSLEMPEITLQPSAAVGFSRRSSLTASPTQSQGAKLPSPSYHAHMSYASTAASYPSQSPSPPPEGRDVFGQRPSQRRTEEEMLPSEPSQLQISASGEPLGASSDPAGSESLPALLHHCITKAKGVAANNNNNTTSGRRTGVSPSQTQQQSQTPQEGEDLDFYRKRKRQNKKNPYLYLTSLLHRRQSEEDQTGILASADSEGPNYGTLR; encoded by the exons CCCCACCTACATTTACATCGACGCCACCGCAGTATGTGGAGGCAAAAGAAGGTGGTAGCACTCTTCTTAGCTGCTCTGCCCAGGGAAATCCTAAACCAATGATCAGCTGGCtgagggagggggaggagcttGCAACCAACACAAAATATTcg GTACATGATGGCACTCTAACCATCCTTGGCATCACTAGAGATGACAGAGGGGCGTACACATGTCGAGCCTACAGTGACCAGGGAGAAGTGCTCCACACTACCCGTCTGTTGGTTCAAG GGCCTCCATACATTGTCTCACCACCGGAAAATGTCACTGTAAACATATCCCAGAATGCACTCTTCACCTGCCAAGCGGAGGCATATCCTGGCAACCTGACCTACACCTGGTTTTGGGAAGAGGACAACGTCTACTTCAAGAA TGATCTGAAGCTCAGAGTGCGCATTCTCATCGATGGCACCCTTATCATCTTCCGGGTCAAGCCAGAGGATGCTGGGAAATACACCTGCAGTCCGAGCAACAGCCTCGGTATCTCGCCCTCAGCATCAGCCTACCTGACTGTTCAGT ACCCTGCACGAGTGATTAATATGCCCCCGGTCATATACGTCCCACGGAAACTGCCAGGGATCATCCGTTGCCCGGTGGACGCCAACCCACCCGTGACATCTGTAAAGTGGGAGAAAGACGGCTACCCTCTCAGAGTGGAAAAG TACCCTGGTTGGAGCTTGATGCCAGATGGAAGTATCCGTGTGGCAGAGGCCACAGAAGACTCCCTGGGCACCTACACCTGTGTGCCTTACAACGCCCTGGGTACCATGGGCAAGTCCCCCCATGCCACTTTGGTGCTAAAG GATCCCCCTTACTTTAATGTGAGGCCTGGGGGGGAGTACCGTCAGGAGGCTGGGAGAGAGTTAGTAATCCCATGTGCTGCTTCTGGAGACCCTGATATACCAACTATCACCTGGAGAAAG GTGGGGAAGCCAAGCAGGAGTAAGCACAACATCCTACCCAGTGGCAGCTTACAGTTTTTGTCCCTCAGCAAGGAGGACCATGGAGAATGGGAGTGTGTAGCCACTAATGTGGTCACAAGCATCACTGCCAGCACGCGTATCCTAGTCATCG GCACCAGCCCACATGCTCCTGGTAATATCCATGTATTACCCTCGACAACCTCTGCTAATGTGTCCTGGGAACCAGGTTATGATGGCGGCTTCGAACAGACATTCTCTGTGTGGTATGGCCCAGT gtcaaaaagaATAGACTTCGGGCCTCATGACTGGCACTCGATGCCAGTTTCTGGTGCTCAGACCTGGTTGGTGGTGCCAGGGCTGGAGCCTGGGACAGAGTACCAGTTCAGTGTGTTGGCACAAAACAAACTGGGCACTGGCCCATTCAGCGAAGTTGTGACAGTCAACACTGCAG GCTCCCCTCTGGGTACCCCAGAACCACTGGTGCTTCTTACTCCACCACGGTGCCTCACAGCCAATCGCACGCAGCACGGTGTCCTCCTCACATGGCTCCCTCCAGCCAACCACTCCTCCCCCATTGACCGTTACATCATGGAGTTTCGTCTAGGGGAGAGGTGGGAGGCCCTGGATGACCAGATCCCATCCACAGAGACGGAGCTCATCGCCAGAGACCTCGTTCAG GAGTCCTGGTATGAGTTTCGAGTGATGGCTGTCATGGATGACCTGATCAGTGAGAGTAGCAACGTAGTGGGAGTGTCTAGCACAG ATCCCTTCCCCCACCCAGAGGTAGCTGAAGAGGGGCTGGCGCGGCCTGTGGTGGCTGGTGTTGTGGCAACTATCTGTTTTCTTGCAGCAGCAGTACTGTTTAGCACTCTAGCAGCTTGCTTTGTGAACAAGCAACACCGTCGCAAACTCAAGCGTAAACCAG ATCCTCCCTTGTCGGTGACACACTTCAGGAAAAGCATAGAGTCACC GCCTCCTCTCACCCCCTTGCCAGGGGTAGAGCCCTGCTGGGATGAGCCTGCCAGGAGCAGTTTCTTGCCCCCGCCCGCCAGCCCCCT ATTATCATCTGGGAAGATAAGTCCAGAGAGCTCCCCTCCATCTCGGCCCCGCTCTCTTTCTTCAGAGGGTTCCCACGGTCCAGGCCTGTACGTCAGGAAGCTGCCTAGCcctcagagagaaaaagaaaaagagctcTCCTTCTACAAAAAAACCAAGCGTGCCATAGCCAGCAAGAAATACAGCGTGTCTAAGCATGAGGCAGAGGTCACCACGCCTATTGAACTGATAAGCCGCGGCCCTGATGGCCGCTTCGTTATGGAGAGCCCACCACCCCGGCGCATCCAGGGCTTCCCCTTCGCAGAGGAGTCTGACATGTACCCTGAGTTCCGGCAGTCTGATGAGGAGAATGATTTTGACCCTGGGCCTCTGCCACCCATCATGCCCACGTTGCGGCCCCAGCTCTCCCCAACGTCCTCCAGCCTGGAGTCAACGCAGCCCCCCACCTACAGCCCCCGCCTTCACAGGCCCATGGAAGGTATGAGCTTTGCAGAGGGCAGTGCACTTCACGCCTCAGGGCAGGCCCCAGCCTCCCGCTACAGGGGCTTTCCCCAGGGCCCGTTCTATGGGTATCTAGGCAGCCGAGGTGAATCAGGGATACCGCCACCATTCTACATGCCTGACATCAGCCCGCGTAGCTCTGCTCTATCCTCGCCCCCAGGCACCGCTGAGGGGCCCTTTGGTTACCCCTCTATCCCCGAGGAGAGTGGAGAGATGGAGCACCATCAGTACACTGCCTCTGGCCattctctgtctcacacacacagccCTCCTCCTCATTCACCTGAAAGCTGGCAGCCTCATGAGCTACCCTTCCTGGGTCTAGAGGGTCCACGGTTCATATACCCACCTCACCATACTTTACATCATCCCCAGGACCTCCCCGACCCACCCCCATATCCCCCACACTCTCTCCCGCCCAGTCGCCTGCACCTTCCTCCCCTAAAGGATCCAACAAGCCCTGGACTCCTGCAGCTGGAGGTCCCTGTGGCTCCCCCAGGCAGAGACCGGCCCCCGGGGCCACCGGTTAGGCGTTTAGCTATGCAACAGGCCCAGAGTCTCGGCCAGCTCAGACACACGGCCCACGGTGTGGGTGTACCAGTGTTGCCTTACCCTGACCCGGCAGCCCGTGCAGGGAGCCCAAGCACAGCCCCTAGTAGTAGCCCTCAGTCCTGGCTCAGCCCGAGGGTGGGGCGCCGGGCAGACCCCAGCCTACCCCCTCTAGTCCTACAACCCTCCCGGCTCTCTCCACTCTCCCAAAGCCCACTTAGCACCCAGCCAGGTTCCCCAGATATTCTAGTGCGACCCCCTCCACGACCCAGCATCCTCCGCACCTCTCGGTCTCTGGAGATGCCTGAGATCACCCTGCAGCCCTCGGCCGCTGTCGGTTTCTCCCGGAGGTCCTCCTTGACAGCCTCTCCCACTCAGAGCCAGGGCGCCAAGCTACCCAGCCCCAGTTACCACGCCCACATGTCCTATGCCTCCACTGCAGCCAGTTACCCCTCTCAGTCTCCCTCTCCCCCTCCTGAGGGCAGGGATGTTTTCGGGCAGAGGCCATCCCAgagaaggacagaggaggagatgcTACCCTCAGAGCCCTCTCAGCTCCAGATATCAGCCTCAGG GGAACCTCTAGGTGCGTCTAGTGATCCTGCCGGGTCTGAGAGCTTACCAGCACTGCTACACCACTGCATTACTAAAGCCAAGGGAGTGGCTgccaacaataataacaacacaacCTCCGGAAGGAGAACAG GTGTGTCTCCCTCTCAGACCCAGCAGCAATCTCAGACACCCCAAGAGGGAGAGGATCTCGACTTCTAcagaaagaggaaaaggcaaaatAAGAAGAACCCCTATCTCTATTTGACCTCCCTCCTGCACCGCAGGCAGTCTGAGGAGGACCAGACAGGCATTCTGGCCAGTGCAGACTCTGAGGGCCCAAATTATGGGACTCTACGCTGA
- the igsf9ba gene encoding protein turtle homolog B isoform X1 — protein sequence MIWYVATLIASVFSTRGTAAQGAHGVREEPRFVTARAGESVILGCDVSPPLDGQQPPYVVEWFKFGVPIPFFINFRFYPPHVDPEYTGRASLHGKASLQIDPVRSEDQGWYECRVLMLEQQYDTFHNGSWVHLTVNAPPTFTSTPPQYVEAKEGGSTLLSCSAQGNPKPMISWLREGEELATNTKYSVHDGTLTILGITRDDRGAYTCRAYSDQGEVLHTTRLLVQGPPYIVSPPENVTVNISQNALFTCQAEAYPGNLTYTWFWEEDNVYFKNDLKLRVRILIDGTLIIFRVKPEDAGKYTCSPSNSLGISPSASAYLTVQYPARVINMPPVIYVPRKLPGIIRCPVDANPPVTSVKWEKDGYPLRVEKYPGWSLMPDGSIRVAEATEDSLGTYTCVPYNALGTMGKSPHATLVLKDPPYFNVRPGGEYRQEAGRELVIPCAASGDPDIPTITWRKVGKPSRSKHNILPSGSLQFLSLSKEDHGEWECVATNVVTSITASTRILVIGTSPHAPGNIHVLPSTTSANVSWEPGYDGGFEQTFSVWYGPVSKRIDFGPHDWHSMPVSGAQTWLVVPGLEPGTEYQFSVLAQNKLGTGPFSEVVTVNTAGSPLGTPEPLVLLTPPRCLTANRTQHGVLLTWLPPANHSSPIDRYIMEFRLGERWEALDDQIPSTETELIARDLVQESWYEFRVMAVMDDLISESSNVVGVSSTDPFPHPEVAEEGLARPVVAGVVATICFLAAAVLFSTLAACFVNKQHRRKLKRKPDPPLSVTHFRKSIESPPPLTPLPGVEPCWDEPARSSFLPPPASPLLSSGKISPESSPPSRPRSLSSEGSHGPGLYVRKLPSPQREKEKELSFYKKTKRAIASKKYSVSKHEAEVTTPIELISRGPDGRFVMESPPPRRIQGFPFAEESDMYPEFRQSDEENDFDPGPLPPIMPTLRPQLSPTSSSLESTQPPTYSPRLHRPMEGMSFAEGSALHASGQAPASRYRGFPQGPFYGYLGSRGESGIPPPFYMPDISPRSSALSSPPGTAEGPFGYPSIPEESGEMEHHQYTASGHSLSHTHSPPPHSPESWQPHELPFLGLEGPRFIYPPHHTLHHPQDLPDPPPYPPHSLPPSRLHLPPLKDPTSPGLLQLEVPVAPPGRDRPPGPPVRRLAMQQAQSLGQLRHTAHGVGVPVLPYPDPAARAGSPSTAPSSSPQSWLSPRVGRRADPSLPPLVLQPSRLSPLSQSPLSTQPGSPDILVRPPPRPSILRTSRSLEMPEITLQPSAAVGFSRRSSLTASPTQSQGAKLPSPSYHAHMSYASTAASYPSQSPSPPPEGRDVFGQRPSQRRTEEEMLPSEPSQLQISASGYLGSGCCGPGPLRRNREPLGASSDPAGSESLPALLHHCITKAKGVAANNNNNTTSGRRTGVSPSQTQQQSQTPQEGEDLDFYRKRKRQNKKNPYLYLTSLLHRRQSEEDQTGILASADSEGPNYGTLR from the exons CCCCACCTACATTTACATCGACGCCACCGCAGTATGTGGAGGCAAAAGAAGGTGGTAGCACTCTTCTTAGCTGCTCTGCCCAGGGAAATCCTAAACCAATGATCAGCTGGCtgagggagggggaggagcttGCAACCAACACAAAATATTcg GTACATGATGGCACTCTAACCATCCTTGGCATCACTAGAGATGACAGAGGGGCGTACACATGTCGAGCCTACAGTGACCAGGGAGAAGTGCTCCACACTACCCGTCTGTTGGTTCAAG GGCCTCCATACATTGTCTCACCACCGGAAAATGTCACTGTAAACATATCCCAGAATGCACTCTTCACCTGCCAAGCGGAGGCATATCCTGGCAACCTGACCTACACCTGGTTTTGGGAAGAGGACAACGTCTACTTCAAGAA TGATCTGAAGCTCAGAGTGCGCATTCTCATCGATGGCACCCTTATCATCTTCCGGGTCAAGCCAGAGGATGCTGGGAAATACACCTGCAGTCCGAGCAACAGCCTCGGTATCTCGCCCTCAGCATCAGCCTACCTGACTGTTCAGT ACCCTGCACGAGTGATTAATATGCCCCCGGTCATATACGTCCCACGGAAACTGCCAGGGATCATCCGTTGCCCGGTGGACGCCAACCCACCCGTGACATCTGTAAAGTGGGAGAAAGACGGCTACCCTCTCAGAGTGGAAAAG TACCCTGGTTGGAGCTTGATGCCAGATGGAAGTATCCGTGTGGCAGAGGCCACAGAAGACTCCCTGGGCACCTACACCTGTGTGCCTTACAACGCCCTGGGTACCATGGGCAAGTCCCCCCATGCCACTTTGGTGCTAAAG GATCCCCCTTACTTTAATGTGAGGCCTGGGGGGGAGTACCGTCAGGAGGCTGGGAGAGAGTTAGTAATCCCATGTGCTGCTTCTGGAGACCCTGATATACCAACTATCACCTGGAGAAAG GTGGGGAAGCCAAGCAGGAGTAAGCACAACATCCTACCCAGTGGCAGCTTACAGTTTTTGTCCCTCAGCAAGGAGGACCATGGAGAATGGGAGTGTGTAGCCACTAATGTGGTCACAAGCATCACTGCCAGCACGCGTATCCTAGTCATCG GCACCAGCCCACATGCTCCTGGTAATATCCATGTATTACCCTCGACAACCTCTGCTAATGTGTCCTGGGAACCAGGTTATGATGGCGGCTTCGAACAGACATTCTCTGTGTGGTATGGCCCAGT gtcaaaaagaATAGACTTCGGGCCTCATGACTGGCACTCGATGCCAGTTTCTGGTGCTCAGACCTGGTTGGTGGTGCCAGGGCTGGAGCCTGGGACAGAGTACCAGTTCAGTGTGTTGGCACAAAACAAACTGGGCACTGGCCCATTCAGCGAAGTTGTGACAGTCAACACTGCAG GCTCCCCTCTGGGTACCCCAGAACCACTGGTGCTTCTTACTCCACCACGGTGCCTCACAGCCAATCGCACGCAGCACGGTGTCCTCCTCACATGGCTCCCTCCAGCCAACCACTCCTCCCCCATTGACCGTTACATCATGGAGTTTCGTCTAGGGGAGAGGTGGGAGGCCCTGGATGACCAGATCCCATCCACAGAGACGGAGCTCATCGCCAGAGACCTCGTTCAG GAGTCCTGGTATGAGTTTCGAGTGATGGCTGTCATGGATGACCTGATCAGTGAGAGTAGCAACGTAGTGGGAGTGTCTAGCACAG ATCCCTTCCCCCACCCAGAGGTAGCTGAAGAGGGGCTGGCGCGGCCTGTGGTGGCTGGTGTTGTGGCAACTATCTGTTTTCTTGCAGCAGCAGTACTGTTTAGCACTCTAGCAGCTTGCTTTGTGAACAAGCAACACCGTCGCAAACTCAAGCGTAAACCAG ATCCTCCCTTGTCGGTGACACACTTCAGGAAAAGCATAGAGTCACC GCCTCCTCTCACCCCCTTGCCAGGGGTAGAGCCCTGCTGGGATGAGCCTGCCAGGAGCAGTTTCTTGCCCCCGCCCGCCAGCCCCCT ATTATCATCTGGGAAGATAAGTCCAGAGAGCTCCCCTCCATCTCGGCCCCGCTCTCTTTCTTCAGAGGGTTCCCACGGTCCAGGCCTGTACGTCAGGAAGCTGCCTAGCcctcagagagaaaaagaaaaagagctcTCCTTCTACAAAAAAACCAAGCGTGCCATAGCCAGCAAGAAATACAGCGTGTCTAAGCATGAGGCAGAGGTCACCACGCCTATTGAACTGATAAGCCGCGGCCCTGATGGCCGCTTCGTTATGGAGAGCCCACCACCCCGGCGCATCCAGGGCTTCCCCTTCGCAGAGGAGTCTGACATGTACCCTGAGTTCCGGCAGTCTGATGAGGAGAATGATTTTGACCCTGGGCCTCTGCCACCCATCATGCCCACGTTGCGGCCCCAGCTCTCCCCAACGTCCTCCAGCCTGGAGTCAACGCAGCCCCCCACCTACAGCCCCCGCCTTCACAGGCCCATGGAAGGTATGAGCTTTGCAGAGGGCAGTGCACTTCACGCCTCAGGGCAGGCCCCAGCCTCCCGCTACAGGGGCTTTCCCCAGGGCCCGTTCTATGGGTATCTAGGCAGCCGAGGTGAATCAGGGATACCGCCACCATTCTACATGCCTGACATCAGCCCGCGTAGCTCTGCTCTATCCTCGCCCCCAGGCACCGCTGAGGGGCCCTTTGGTTACCCCTCTATCCCCGAGGAGAGTGGAGAGATGGAGCACCATCAGTACACTGCCTCTGGCCattctctgtctcacacacacagccCTCCTCCTCATTCACCTGAAAGCTGGCAGCCTCATGAGCTACCCTTCCTGGGTCTAGAGGGTCCACGGTTCATATACCCACCTCACCATACTTTACATCATCCCCAGGACCTCCCCGACCCACCCCCATATCCCCCACACTCTCTCCCGCCCAGTCGCCTGCACCTTCCTCCCCTAAAGGATCCAACAAGCCCTGGACTCCTGCAGCTGGAGGTCCCTGTGGCTCCCCCAGGCAGAGACCGGCCCCCGGGGCCACCGGTTAGGCGTTTAGCTATGCAACAGGCCCAGAGTCTCGGCCAGCTCAGACACACGGCCCACGGTGTGGGTGTACCAGTGTTGCCTTACCCTGACCCGGCAGCCCGTGCAGGGAGCCCAAGCACAGCCCCTAGTAGTAGCCCTCAGTCCTGGCTCAGCCCGAGGGTGGGGCGCCGGGCAGACCCCAGCCTACCCCCTCTAGTCCTACAACCCTCCCGGCTCTCTCCACTCTCCCAAAGCCCACTTAGCACCCAGCCAGGTTCCCCAGATATTCTAGTGCGACCCCCTCCACGACCCAGCATCCTCCGCACCTCTCGGTCTCTGGAGATGCCTGAGATCACCCTGCAGCCCTCGGCCGCTGTCGGTTTCTCCCGGAGGTCCTCCTTGACAGCCTCTCCCACTCAGAGCCAGGGCGCCAAGCTACCCAGCCCCAGTTACCACGCCCACATGTCCTATGCCTCCACTGCAGCCAGTTACCCCTCTCAGTCTCCCTCTCCCCCTCCTGAGGGCAGGGATGTTTTCGGGCAGAGGCCATCCCAgagaaggacagaggaggagatgcTACCCTCAGAGCCCTCTCAGCTCCAGATATCAGCCTCAGG CTATCTGGGCAGCGGTTGTTGTGGACCCGGTCCCCTACGCCGCAATAG GGAACCTCTAGGTGCGTCTAGTGATCCTGCCGGGTCTGAGAGCTTACCAGCACTGCTACACCACTGCATTACTAAAGCCAAGGGAGTGGCTgccaacaataataacaacacaacCTCCGGAAGGAGAACAG GTGTGTCTCCCTCTCAGACCCAGCAGCAATCTCAGACACCCCAAGAGGGAGAGGATCTCGACTTCTAcagaaagaggaaaaggcaaaatAAGAAGAACCCCTATCTCTATTTGACCTCCCTCCTGCACCGCAGGCAGTCTGAGGAGGACCAGACAGGCATTCTGGCCAGTGCAGACTCTGAGGGCCCAAATTATGGGACTCTACGCTGA